In Camelina sativa cultivar DH55 chromosome 17, Cs, whole genome shotgun sequence, the genomic stretch GCTCCTAATTAGATCGGCTGGGGATGCAGGGGGGACTGAAAGATTTTCGAGCAAGTCATTTCAGTCATCAACTATCGAACAGTCAGAGGTATAAAAGTAAGAGCATCTCAGAAAAAATTTTACCTCGGGCGGAAGGACGTTGTTCCTTCAGAGGGTTTCTTCCAGAGGAGTCTCCGGAGTCTTTAGGTGGTGGGGCCTCCTTAGATCTCCTCTTCGAGGAGGGACCCCTGTCTTTCGAGCTGGATCTACTTCGCTCATCCCCTAATGAGCCGGTCCGGGCTCGCCCCTTTTCATGAGAAGAGGAGGCGGTCTCaggctccttcctcttctttgatgAATCATTTTGCTGAGAGGAGGCCTCGGCAGAGGTTTTCCTCGGCGCTGGGGGGGGAGCAGCGATCTCCCGTGGCTCATCGCTTGAATCAGCAATGACAATCACGGGAGGAATCAACGGGCCAGCAGGAGCCCTGGTTGATTCTATACCAAGCTCGGGAGAACCAGTTGGAGGTGCGGAAGTCCCGCTCATCTCGGGAATGGAGGAGCCGGAGGAATTCTTGTTAGAGATGCGAGCTTTGCCTTCGGCGAGGGCCATCGCCATctgtttttttgcttctttttcggCAGCTCGGCACGCCCTTTCTTCTCTGTAATTCATCTCTGAAACGCTCAAGGGGGTTGAACAGACGAGAGAACGTCTTCCGAGCCTCGCCGTGGACTCTCTGATCCTTTCGCAAGAAAAAGAGTCCCAAGCAATCTGTCCCTGGCTGCAGAACCTCGAGAAGAACTCTGCGAATGTGGGGCAAAGCAATCCGCGCTCGAAGTgatctgaaaaagaaacagtTAAAAGGTGAGATGGAAAGTCAAGTAACACCTAACTTGGACCTAGCAAGGGACTCCATTCTACCGATTTTCGAGGTCCACTTCGATACGTGCGAACTCACGCGGTGGCCGAAAGTGAGCTCGTTAACCGGGAAGAAGAAATAGGACTTCCGCCACTTTTCATCCTTCTCGGGCAGGTCGTCAAAGACCTTTAGCCCGGCAAGCGGGCTTACGTAAAGCGTGCCCTTGGTACAACCAGTCTTCACCGTGTACACATGGAGGAAGTCGGCCAATGACAGCTGGTAGTTGAACTCCTCCCCCAGAGTTTGAAGGCACAAGACAGTCCGAACAAAGTTGGGGCACATCTAAGGAAGAGCANTGAGGAAGAGCGAAGCCCAGTTCGAACATCATCTTCACGATGAGTTCGGGAAGGGGGAATGACAGACCGCACGCAGAGAAGAAAATCTCGAACGCGCAGCAGTACCCTGGAGGGGGGTTCTCCGGAGACTCATGAGCCTCCGGGAATTTAATCTCGACCTCCGACGGAATCCCGGTGGATCCTCTAATCTCGGCTATGTTCTCCGCAGAAAGAATCGACGGCTGGTGGGGGCCGAAAACGCCCGGAATCAAGGGTTTTGCGGTTTTTCCCGATGAAGATTTCGGCGGAGACATGCTTTTCCGGTAACATTAGCAAGAAATAAAGGAAGAGTGAAGGGTTTTCCGGCGAAAGTAAAGAAGTTCAcagaggaaaagaaacaaaatcggAGAACggaaaacacaaacacaattgGGGAttaagagtgaaagagagagaagtcgaGTTTACCTTTATACACGGAACCAGGGAGCAATGATTACCTGGGGAAGTGAAAGGTCTCGCaccattttctctctctcttattgtTAACACGCCACCTAGTGGGCCCCGAGGCTTGTTCGGGAAGGCAAATCCCATCATTACCACGATCAAATCGTGGAGATAtggggaatattcagtttcccgaaattgatcgcttgaaggtaaaaagtcccccgaactgttcagctcgggagacttggggggcaactgttgtacccacgatctgtcatctcgggcaataggcaAGAGGGCCAAGGTCGGGCTTGTCTAATGGGCCAAGAGCGTATtactgatcggcccatcaggcccggagaaaggaagagagcgcggagatgcttcgtgctggtcagctcgcagctcgggcccggtcaaagattcccgcattcaagaggattaattagacCGCGCAAATCGCGTCCTATTAATTGTGCATTAATTgggtaataaattggtcggtataaatatgtaaggggggtgtCAGTTGTAAGGGATCGaacatttttccaaaaaagcaatacaaattcaaatactCAAAACTCTCTCAATTCTGTTCGGAACTGTTTAaacggcgataagctcctccacattcaaatcacttcggaaggagaagttCAATCTCGGTTCTCACAACCCcccttttttccttctttcccAGGTTAGTAAGTCTCAAGAGTTGCATCTTGAAGTTTGTTCGttggtgaattttaaagaaagaaacgtttTTGGCCAGACCGGATGAATTACATGTTGTTCCGTCTTTTGCGACGGTACGGGTGTTACAAGTTGTGACGGATTTGTTTATttacgacagatttttttttgcacgACAGATATATTTGTGCATGACCGACAGATTTATTTTgaatgacagatttatttgaagatagttacgacagatttataactagtgacagatttattttaaggatagacttatttataaagacatCACATTATGATTGGTTATAATAtgtggcagatttatttttcacagtTGTTATTGAAACAAGTAAATACACTAGATTGACCCAAAATTGgtagatttatttttcacagtTGTTATAGTAGTTATTTTTACCCAAATTTGGGTCAATCTAGTCTATTAAATAAGATtaacatctatactattaaaagagaagcatttttaataagtagacatagattaagagattattacaatgaaatacCATTAAAAACTGAATAGGGATAAATATAATACTTGAAGCCAAACATATTAAATTCGAAATTAATTGAAGCCAAACAGACTGATACTCATTACAGTTACcgaacaaaaattaaaagatattatctcataaaaatcGGGTACAAATAAAACCTACCAAAGCATTAATTACTATATTTAAATTGTATCCCTAATAATTAGTAACTACCATAAAATTACCGTATTTAAATccgattttatatttaatgtgAATTATTAACATAACATCCCGAATCTTTTGAAATATTACCAAATATGCAATCAAATATGAATCATTATCCAAATTATACTTTAAATATTAATGTCTGatttgaaaaaccaaaatttgcggaaaaaaaatcagtaaacaCATCATTAGGAAATCAATCTAAATTTGTATTTCTGTATTTTAGTAACTACCATATATAAACGAAAACATCAACACACCATTAGGAAATCTATACTTATTTTCTAACAGacttttatatacttatatatatatatataatttagatattcTCTTAATACCATATTTGGATTGTTAGGAGCATATTcctattttcaaactaaatattACGTGATTAATAGGATTGTATAAAAATTACTTCTTATCAAACCTAATAACTATCTATAAATCAGCCGACTtcttttagtataaatattgtaGTGATCAATATCATTCTTAATTCACTAAAAACTCTCAGCATCTCTAGATAGAAAAGCGATAACAAAAAAAGCTGGCTACACATTTCAGTCACCTACCTCAAACCATCCTGGTGCAATAAAGTGAAAATACTTCATGTGAAACAATACACTGCACAATGAGAAGACACCTATTTAAGTTGCACACTGCATAATTGATTGTACACCTATTCAATTATATCTCTCATATCACTTACTAATCTTatctattttaaatttctttgttCTTACAGGTCAAAAATGCATCTTGCAATGAAGAATGCATATGCCAATTGATTTCAGAGATTTCTGAAATTTGGAGAAATCATGGTGTTACGAGAAATTTATTATGGTTCCTagatcaaaaaaatttcagagCACTAAGCATAGGACATTTTATTACAATAAAATTCAGGTTACaaacttattttaaataaaatataatttgttggtAAGTGTTGTTTATACTTAAGTAACAAAATATCTTAGGATTAATTTGAGGTTTGGAGAATACCAGAGAAGTCTGGATATGATCGATTTCTAACTTTGAACAGAGTTTTATAATGTGAGTAGTCTTGAGTAGTGTTCTTCGTTCATATAATTTCCATcctcatcaattttgttttcgaTAGATCATTGAAGGAAGCATCATGGGACAAACGtttctaattgtttttcttcagaatatataatttgttgtaCCTTTTTAATATACTAATCATGTATGATGACGTCTATATTGTTATTTCACTAAACAAacattcaagattttaaaaagagatCTTACCTTTGTTTTAGAACACTAATTGTTATCGGTAGTTTGGAAAAGCAAAAGTATTGTTAAACCAAAATTGAAATGTCCATAACAAAATACTCCATTTGATAGTATAGATATTAACTAATATTTACTATAATGATAgctacaaacacaaaaaaaaaaatctactttaatttaaacaatctaattacttttatagatatataGGCAATTAGTTTAGGAAATCTCAAtaattctatattattttgaatatacCAAGAGGTCCAAGAcagttaatatattttctaaatctaatattaactatatattcttatcccaaacaaaaaaaaaagtagtagagtaatatattaactaaaaataaaatagttcatgTAAAgctattttaattgtaaaaatatattatatttttacaatattagaaaagaaCCTTTTTTACAAATGGGTAGTTAAcattatttttagtatatatcactaataaaaattcaaattgtatgagataaaatatatttaatatctgtagccaaattattttaattcaagctaaatatattattttatatttcattaattattttaataagtatGATAGTTTAATAGGAATAGGAATTCATATTTAAACCACAGTTAGGAGATAGAAAATCATATATCGGACGAGACATACCactttctcttactatttttttttatcccaaaCAAGACATATTAcctttcttttattcttttttttttaaatagttgcctttacaaataacaaaagttacaaaacaaataGTTGCTTTTACTGAggctatattttcaaaaaaaaaatttaaataaaataaaataaaataattatagaaaacaaccCCGCACGTACGAGTCTAAATCTAGTAACATTGTATgaacacaaaactaaaaactttTGATTCCGCATCTTCTAAAGTCATCATGCCTGATAATAACAACACATGGACCAGCATCAAGCAGATACTTTTAATCGCAGCCATGGTTTTATATCTTCTGCGTCTTACACAGGTAAGAAGAAGCAGCCGAGTGTAACAACATACGGATTATGTCCAAAACTTATATGTAACATTATACGGCTCTGTTTCATTTCATGTATCAGCATCAATCTATTGTAAGTAAATAAAgtgatgatgtttttgttgtataagaaaaaataaagtaacgttttgatgttttgtttgtaagaTTGCAACATATCTCAAGCATataaactcatgcatctctctTTCATTGATTCTCCAAAAGAATACTCATATAGAGATTTGTCTCTGTAACTAACTACTTAGTTAGACTGCGATCGATCTTGATTTAGATATAAACTAAGCTTCTTCTAGGCAATGACGAATAATCGATAAAATCGAAAAGGGTTTTTAAGGTTTCATTGTGTTTATCTTCCTTGGACAAGGCCACTAAAGACTTGGCTATTTCCAGCAAGAGTTGCTTCCCATTCAATAGAAGATAAGAGTATCTGCGACAGTGATATAACCACTTGCTTCATGTTTGGTCTTAGAATCGGATCATCATCTACGCATTGCTTAGCCAACATAGCAATCTGTCCACCAAAATTTGTTcacaatgaaaaaaaacaatcatatcgTTACTACATTTATCAAACTACTAACCATTTGTTTCTTAGCTTACCTTGAACAAACAGTCGTGCGGGTATAACTCCATCATGTTGGGGTCAACAAACTCCTTCAAACTTAACATGTTCATCGGGTCTGGTGAGTTCTTAAGAGCTGCTAACATCTGCAATTgtaaaagaaaagcaaataagGGCTTTGGGAAATGAATTTTGCATCAAAGAAGCATAATGGTTCAAAACTCCAAGAACTTACAATAGATGCCAATGGACGTCTTTCTGGATTCTTAGTGCCCATTGCCTCTGTTCTTATAACAGCTTCTCTTCCAGatataatttcaaaaagaaCAACACCAAAGGCATAAACATCACTTTTCGAGGTGGCACGACCATCACTTAGATATCTGCAAAAGAAGAGACACTCCCAGATGAGAATTCACAAAGGTGTTATTGTATTAAAACTCAACGTAGTAGCTTCAGGTTTTTCAAATGCTTACTCTGGTGCAAGATAACCATATGTACCAACAACTTTAGTAACTGAAATTTCTCCCTCTCCAGTTTTCTCAACCAGTTTTGCAAGTCCAAAATCCGATATCTAGACACATGCAAATATAAGATCAACTACACTTTCCACAATTAAAGTCACAACATGTAATAAGTTTCACAAGTTCAGACTCAAACCTTAGCCCTGAATGCCTCGTCAAGCAAAATATTGCTTGTCTTGATATCTCTATGGACATAATGAGTCTTAGTATGTTCATGAATATATTCCAAGCCTCTTGCTGCGTCTAGTGCAATCTGATTCCTCATTATCCATGACAGTGGGGTATTGCCTTCAAGAACATCAAGAATtatatcattatcatcatcttttTGTTAGTTCTTGTTGGTATTATTAGTCTCTTTTACCTTTGCTCTGAGGATCATGCAAATGATTTTTCAGCATTCCCTTTTGGACATACTCATACACTACGAAAAGCTCGTCAACAGTTGCAGCGTAACCAATCAATTCTACCTTtgacaagaacaaaaccaaacccaagAGTCATAATCTCGAATCACTTTTAGACGCATAATAAAGATTACACACATTACACAAAGGGAATTACCAGATTGGAATGATGAACTTTGCAAAGCACTTTCATCTCTGCTGCAAACTCTTTAGTTTTTGTAGCAGTCATCCTTTTGACAGCAACTTCCTGTGTGATAAGTTTAACCAAAAATTACAACGAGTAAAGCTACTAAGACAACTCAAAACTCGGAAATGAAGATGTGACTTAAGCACAAACCTGTTCTCTAAGTAGACCAAAGTATACTGAACCATAATTTCCATGACCAAGTAGATTAGAATCCGAAAACTCATCTGTAGCCGCACGAATTTCTTCATAAGTAAACACCATAGGCTTTTCAATCTCAAACATTCCGTCACCAAGAGCTACATTCATACAAGagaaaaaccaataaaaaaataacaacaaactctttcaaaaagaaaccacagaagatggaaacaaaaaaaccagaCCTTTAGGAATAGCAACAACTTGATGATGACTCTGAGTTTCACCATTGGTTTGTCTAAAATCCCCTGATCTGCAGCAGTTATACCGACCAGAACCGCAAAAGAAACCAGATTTTCTAAGGATTTGGAAGCTGTGTCCATTACCATCTTCATCACTGGAACTGCAAATAGATGATCTCAAACAGATACATACAAGTATGCACACCACAAGAAGAGCAAGCACAACTCCAAGACCACCAACAATCCATATATAAGGCACATGACCACCACTCTTTTCAGTGTGATTCACCTGGTCAGCTTTCCAAATTTGGaaacacacatacatacattcAGGACactaaaaatagaaacttgAGATTCAGATCAGACAAAAACAAGATAACACAGAAACCAAACCTGAGATACTGCCATTGATTGCTGATGAAGGCGAGGGGGAAGGAGCTGGTGGATTTATCTTATTTGTCTCATAAGGCTCTCCAGGtacttcaacaacaacaacaaaactcaaGATCACTAACTTGttcatctttaaaaaaaaccctaactttggcattaaaaatcgaaactttattACCAGAATCAAGTGGGATGTAAAGGAGATCACCAGCTGTGAAATTATCAGGATTCGACATCCCATTAACTTCTTCAATCCGATCCATACTAACACCAAACCGGCTCGAGAGAGATTGTACACTATCTCCATCCACAGCAACGTAGCTCATAAGATAGTTCCAGAGACCACTAGAGCAACCACAAAGAAGCTGAACAGAAACCACTGCCGCAGCACGAGCTTCTCTAGTCGTATTCGGTGGAAACGCAAGACCAGAGTAAGCAGAGACGACAGCATCGTAAACGTAACCAAGGCTTTGCCTGATTGTGAATGTTGTGTTCGTTGCGTATTGATGAGTCATGGTGAGACAAGAACAGTTCTTTTTAACATAGATGTAACCTCCGGAGGTGTCTGCTGTTATGTCTGCTGGTAACACATCGAACATGCTTTGGATTACTGAGAAAGATTGgttctggtttggtttgaaAGCGAGGAAAGAAGTACAGAGACGAGTTGTGTCAGAGCAATTCATTGGCTTTGAGGATGAGAAATTTGGTAAAAgagtcaagaagaagatgaagaaggtgagATTCATTGTAGAAGAAACCTAAgtttaaaaaatcaagaatcgAAAGAAGGGTTTTTTTTGAGggattaagaaagaaagaatcttGATTTGTTGAGTTTAGTGGTGAAGTgagatttgggttttggttggtttggttaaTGGAGATGAGAAACAAGTAGAGAAGAGATGAAATCAGCCATGGAAGGAAGGAGTGAAGCTCACACACTCTCTTGTcggactgaaaaaaaaaaaaaaaaatcttaattgatGATAGGGGAAAAtgtcaaaaattaataataataatttaataaatatccaaaataaGACCATGTTCTTTGtcaaattcaattttatattatatttttgaatgatCGATCATACTAACCCAAATTTTATATGAAGGAATTTTGTAAAAGTGATTAGACATTTAAGATTTAATTAGGTTTGGTGTTTGGTTTGAGTACCTAATACACTTATGTGTCAcactaggcctgggcaaaaaaaCTGGACCCGAAAACTCGAACCGGAACCGATCCCAAAATATggacccgaatccgaacccggaACCGGTAAAATACTCTATTGGGTCCTAATCTCCTAAACCCGAAGAActggaaccgaaccgaaaaccAAATGGGTACCCAACATACccgtaataaaatcatatatagagaatattagttatatatatttttatataacattgttattcaaagttacaacttaaaattcaaaaatattattttttcttagatcaaaataatgaaaatactcaaaataaccaaaattatattaaaatgtttagctatattttttaaaatatttatttttaaaatattattttaatatttaaaacattaaaatttctgAATAATCGGGTAAAATTCAGATTTTCAGATTAAATTTCGGGTAATCGGGTACaaaaatacccgaacccgaatgatATCCGATTTTTTCGGATATTTATAGGTTCTGAAAGATTAGacccgaaccgacccgaacccggtaagacccgaaccgaacccgaaccaaTATTTTCGTTTACCCTACTGGGTCCTAAACTCCTCTACCCAagaaacccgaacccgatcgatTCCtatccgaacccgacccgagtacccgaatgcccagggctatgTCACACTATTGTTATTATCCGGACTTGAGGATGATCAGCGTCGGTTCAAGGTCAAAGAGGTTGCAAaattattcatacaaaataaaataaaaaagaggtgCAAAATTGCTATGGTAAAATCTAACTTGTTTTATTAGTGagaatttaatataatatatccgtttaagatcaaattttttcaaaaaagtttcccattaataattaactaggtagtaacccgtgctgtTGCATGGGCAAAAATTTTTCatataacaatataatttaagtatttgtaaaatattggtATGAAATCTAAATATCGGATTTCAATTTGGATTATTCCACGTATATAACTTGGACGTATCTACTTTGGAACGGCAAACACGTCTCTTCCAGTTCCGTTCCATTTTATCATTCTCCATCCCGTCTCCTCTCATTCCATCTCCTCTTGTCACATATCCATCAGAATATTCTGTCTaatgttcgtttttttttaaataattactcgtGAGGCATTATTTTAATAGAGATTAGTTAAGAAATTTAGACGGGATACCCGAATTCttcttgaatatttaattttatttatttaattaaaattatccaaaaataattacaattttaaaaactatctaactgtttttaaaaaatatcaaaattctgaaaatacCCGTTCCAAAGTGGTTTGTTActtcacaaaatatataaagtctcaatttgaatatttaatttacatttagttagtaaaaatataattttcaaaaactctcaaaatattttcaaaaattctcaattttttttgtgtgtggaatAGTTAGTAATTTATTTGACAATCGATAATTGtgttgtttatatgaaaatggtGATTAGTACTAACTTCTAAAGTACATAAATATAGCTCCCAttctacttattattttttatgtcaTAAAAAAATGACAGCATTAGaacaatgaaaatgataatgaaTAATAAAGTTTTCTTATCTATATTCTTAAAgtaaaatcacataaaaaaattattcgaaGTAAACTGACTAAAATATGGTATTGTGGTCTATGTCCCATGTAATCACCATCTCAAA encodes the following:
- the LOC104758512 gene encoding lysM domain receptor-like kinase 3; protein product: MNLTFFIFFLTLLPNFSSSKPMNCSDTTRLCTSFLAFKPNQNQSFSVIQSMFDVLPADITADTSGGYIYVKKNCSCLTMTHQYATNTTFTIRQSLGYVYDAVVSAYSGLAFPPNTTREARAAAVVSVQLLCGCSSGLWNYLMSYVAVDGDSVQSLSSRFGVSMDRIEEVNGMSNPDNFTAGDLLYIPLDSVPGEPYETNKINPPAPSPSPSSAINGSISADQVNHTEKSGGHVPYIWIVGGLGVVLALLVVCILVCICLRSSICSSSDEDGNGHSFQILRKSGFFCGSGRYNCCRSGDFRQTNGETQSHHQVVAIPKALGDGMFEIEKPMVFTYEEIRAATDEFSDSNLLGHGNYGSVYFGLLREQEVAVKRMTATKTKEFAAEMKVLCKVHHSNLVELIGYAATVDELFVVYEYVQKGMLKNHLHDPQSKGNTPLSWIMRNQIALDAARGLEYIHEHTKTHYVHRDIKTSNILLDEAFRAKISDFGLAKLVEKTGEGEISVTKVVGTYGYLAPEYLSDGRATSKSDVYAFGVVLFEIISGREAVIRTEAMGTKNPERRPLASIMLAALKNSPDPMNMLSLKEFVDPNMMELYPHDCLFKIAMLAKQCVDDDPILRPNMKQVVISLSQILLSSIEWEATLAGNSQVFSGLVQGR